One part of the Ornithodoros turicata isolate Travis chromosome 2, ASM3712646v1, whole genome shotgun sequence genome encodes these proteins:
- the LOC135384457 gene encoding uncharacterized protein LOC135384457 has protein sequence MGDVSLPEEVSSVLRKGPKYSLEPVFPTHELLALNRRVAERAQQEDKRRCTAEGVEVLERTVRRPPERGFCRAGKVVELCRSNGLRLLQSDKEGGFVVLPEGVFAEKAGRAVEKNFHQVQVCDSRVRKKAAALCESFELQHLAKAVKISKSGTLAMFFTAKTHKPEVPFRTIVSEKGTWQLHVSRFLLKDLRELDLGDPFAVRSSGEVIGLLEELPSVGYLFSVDVVDLFYSVPHQELFRAVRDCIEVNGLIAFQNASGLAVDNSMTLLEFYLGATVVQHEDRLFLQRRGICIGSCVAPVLCDIFLSEVDRGVRSVLDDGSVLSICRYVDDFLVVVGRRADDCYENIVSVVLQHFDCGGKGLSFTSELQANGRIQFLDLNIRVGENRLCWAYHPRAKEDLLPFDSAQSKTVKRAIALLCLESALKKSCEHVMLESFAAQVDRLSAASFPARVLASVAEGLLQKVKGKSIAQFEKSG, from the exons ATGGGTGATGTCAGTCTTCCGGAGGAAGTTTCTTCCGTGCTCAGGAAAGGTCCCAAGTATAGCCTTGAACCCGTTTTTCCCACGCATGAGTTGTTGGCCCTCAACCGACGTGTGGCTGAGAGGGCCCAACAGGAGGACAAGCGTAGGTGCACCGCAGAGGGTGTGGAGGTGTTGGAAAGGACCGTGCGCCGCCCTCCAGAACGAGGCTTTTGCCGCGCTGGCAAGGTGGTGGAGCTTTGCCGGAGCAATGGGTTGCGCCTTCTGCAGTCTGACAAGGAAGGCGGGTTCGTTGTGCTCCCGGAGGGTGTATTTGCCGAGAAGGCCGGGAGGGCCGTGGAGAAGAACTTCCATCAAGTCCAAGTCTGTGATTCGAGGGTCAGGAAAAAGGCAGCAGCGTTGTGTGAGTCTTTTGAATTGCAGCACCTTGCTAAGGCAGTGAAGATCAGCAAAAGCGGGACGTTGGCGATGTTTTTCACAGCCAAGACGCACAAGCCCGAGGTACCCTTCCGGACAATTGTCAGCGAAAAGGGCACCTGGCAGCTACATGTGAGTCGCTTCCTGCTTAAGGATTTGCGGGAGCTTGACTTGGGGGACCCCTTCGCGGTGAGAAGTTCTGGTGAGGTTATCGGCTTGCTGGAGGAATTGCCATCAGTGGGATACCTGTTCTCCGTGGACGTGGTGGATTTATTCTATTCTGTGCCTCACCAGGAACTGTTTCGTGCTGTCAGGGACTGCATTGAGGTGAATGGTCTGATCGCATTTCAGAACGCTTCTGGACTTGCCGTGGATAACTCCATGACCCTTTTAGAATTCTATTTGGGAGCGACGGTAGTGCAGCATGAGGATAGGCTGTTTTTGCAGCGTCGGGGTATTTGCATCGGGTCGTGTGTCGCGCCGGTTTTGTGCGATATTTTTCTTTCCGAGGTGGACAGAGGGGTGAGATCTGTTCTGGACGATGGTTCTGTGCTTAGTATTTGTCGGTACGTTGACGATTTCCTGGTTGTTGTGGGGCGGCGCGCTGATGATTGCTATGAGAATATTGTTAGTGTTGTGTTACAACATTTTGACTGTGGGGGGAAAGGGTTGTCGTTCACGTCAGAACTACAGGCGAACGGGCGTATACAGTTCTTGGACCTTAACATCCGTGTTGGGGAGAATCGCTTGTGTTGGGCCTACCACCCGAGGGCAAAGGAGGACCTGTTGCCTTTTGATTCTGCCCAATCTAAGACCGTGAAGCGCGCTATTGCTTTGCTCTGCTTGGAATCTGCTTTAAAGAAGTCTTGTGAGCACGTTATGTTGGAGAGTTTCGCGGCCCAGGTTGATAGGTTGAGTGCTGCTAGCTTTCCCGCAAGGGTGTTGGCGAGTGTCGCCGAAGGCCTTCTCCAAAAGGTCAAAGGCAAG AGTATCGCACAATTTGAAAAGAGTGGCTAA